One Sinorhizobium mexicanum genomic region harbors:
- a CDS encoding Stf0 family sulfotransferase, giving the protein MRGYLLLTEARSGSNWLGSLINHSQEMGKSTEWLSPKFHGLDMGALSWDAFFAEVIRKCSTPNGVFGMKIFPNQLFVTRERYGRDFIRHCLAEHETALIFLRRRDTLRQAISFARARQTRAFAAHHGAKAEPRYDFEQIARCFFYIRESYGFWEGYLDLLGVPFTEFTYEDLANDPSAFIAHIAGQLGVSPPARTETTMTVQRDELTEEWIERFNEDCRSRDLLEAYDRREHIPGKMRNFAKLASGKLRPRYPFAF; this is encoded by the coding sequence ATGCGTGGTTATCTCCTTCTGACCGAGGCACGAAGCGGATCGAACTGGCTCGGGTCGCTCATCAATCATTCGCAGGAGATGGGCAAATCCACCGAGTGGCTGTCGCCCAAGTTCCATGGTCTCGATATGGGCGCGCTCTCCTGGGACGCCTTCTTCGCGGAAGTCATCCGCAAGTGCTCGACCCCGAACGGCGTGTTCGGCATGAAGATCTTTCCGAACCAGCTTTTCGTGACGCGTGAGCGCTACGGCCGGGATTTCATCCGCCACTGCCTTGCCGAACATGAGACAGCACTCATCTTCCTTCGGCGCAGGGATACACTGAGGCAGGCGATCTCCTTTGCGCGGGCGAGGCAGACACGCGCCTTCGCCGCCCACCACGGGGCAAAGGCCGAGCCGCGCTACGACTTCGAGCAGATCGCCCGGTGCTTCTTCTACATCCGCGAAAGCTACGGATTCTGGGAGGGCTACCTGGATCTCCTCGGCGTACCCTTCACCGAATTCACCTATGAAGATCTCGCGAACGATCCGAGTGCCTTCATCGCGCATATCGCCGGACAGTTGGGCGTTTCCCCGCCGGCCAGGACCGAGACGACGATGACCGTCCAGCGCGACGAGCTTACCGAGGAATGGATCGAGCGCTTCAACGAGGATTGCCGCTCGCGAGATCTGCTCGAGGCCTACGATCGCCGCGAGCATATTCCGGGC
- a CDS encoding acyltransferase has product MTLGEIRALLLQLRYWGRLKIGSKFRIDGGIINPNRGKIRIGRKAEIKRGAIIDANDGFVTIGDHFSLNPYSILYGSGGLTIGNWVRIAAHVVVIPANHGFSDPDTPIKKQPETRLGIVIEDDVWIGAGAVVLDGAHISRGCVIGAGSVVRGRTDPLGIYVGAPARKVGVRGEKKRPAGPGGTTADPALLLSRNKD; this is encoded by the coding sequence ATGACGCTTGGCGAAATTCGGGCATTGCTGCTTCAGCTCCGCTATTGGGGGCGCCTCAAGATCGGCTCCAAGTTCCGCATCGACGGAGGCATAATAAATCCGAACAGGGGCAAGATCCGCATCGGCCGCAAGGCGGAAATCAAGCGCGGCGCGATCATTGATGCCAATGACGGCTTCGTCACGATCGGCGATCATTTCAGCCTCAACCCCTATTCGATACTTTACGGCTCCGGCGGCCTGACGATCGGCAACTGGGTGCGGATCGCTGCCCATGTGGTCGTGATCCCGGCCAATCACGGCTTCAGCGATCCCGATACCCCGATAAAGAAGCAGCCGGAGACACGACTGGGAATCGTCATCGAGGACGACGTCTGGATCGGCGCCGGAGCGGTGGTGCTCGATGGCGCGCACATTTCCCGGGGATGCGTGATCGGCGCGGGCAGCGTCGTCAGGGGCCGAACGGATCCGCTCGGCATTTATGTCGGCGCTCCCGCGCGAAAAGTGGGTGTGCGCGGAGAGAAAAAACGCCCTGCCGGCCCGGGCGGAACGACTGCGGATCCGGCGCTGCTGCTATCGCGCAACAAGGACTAG
- a CDS encoding Stf0 family sulfotransferase, whose product MHGYLILSEARSGSSWLSTLLGHSGEMGLPAEWLAPKAHRLDVNALSFDAFFGEIIRKCSTANGAFGMKIFPNQLFVTQERCGRDFIRHCLSEHETALVFLRRRDTLRQAISFARARQTRAFAAHHGAKAEPRYDFEQIARCFFYIRESYNFWQSYLELLGVPFTEFAYEDLAGDAHPFIAHVAEHLGVCAPARAETTMAVQRDGLTEEWIARFNEDCRSGNMLRAYDRREHIAGKMRNFAKLASGKLEPRYPFAF is encoded by the coding sequence ATGCACGGATATTTGATCCTCTCCGAAGCAAGAAGCGGCTCCAGCTGGCTGAGTACTCTCCTCGGTCATTCCGGCGAAATGGGATTGCCGGCCGAGTGGCTGGCACCGAAGGCACATCGTCTCGATGTCAACGCCCTGTCTTTCGACGCGTTCTTCGGGGAAATCATCAGGAAATGCTCGACCGCGAACGGGGCGTTCGGCATGAAGATCTTTCCGAACCAGCTTTTCGTGACCCAGGAGCGCTGCGGCCGGGACTTCATCCGCCACTGCCTCTCCGAGCATGAGACGGCACTCGTCTTCCTTCGGCGCCGAGATACGTTGAGGCAGGCGATATCCTTCGCGCGGGCGCGGCAGACGCGGGCCTTTGCCGCCCATCACGGAGCAAAGGCGGAGCCGCGCTACGACTTCGAACAGATCGCCCGCTGCTTCTTCTATATCCGGGAAAGCTACAATTTCTGGCAGAGCTATCTGGAGCTGCTCGGCGTGCCGTTCACCGAATTTGCCTACGAGGATCTTGCCGGCGACGCGCATCCTTTCATCGCGCATGTCGCGGAACACCTTGGCGTTTGCGCTCCGGCCAGGGCCGAAACGACGATGGCCGTTCAGCGCGACGGCCTGACGGAGGAATGGATCGCGCGCTTCAACGAGGATTGCCGGTCGGGAAATATGCTGAGGGCCTACGACCGTCGAGAGCACATTGCCGGCAAGATGCGCAACTTCGCGAAACTGGCGTCGGGGAAGCTCGAACCGCGATATCCGTTCGCGTTTTAG